GAACCCACAGGCATTGGCATATATAAAATCCAACAATATAAACGGGCTTGATCAGTATATAAAGAAGCTTGAAGTCCAAACACATAAGCGCATAACTATTATTGATCTAGAAGGAAATGTTCTGGCTGACTCTGAAGCAGATCCTAAAACTATGAGTAATCATAAAACCCGGCCTGAAGTGCAGCAGGTTTTAAACGGGAATAACTACAATATAGGTAAATCACTAAGATACAGCTCTACAGTAAAGGAAAAAATGCTTTATATTGCCATGCCAATAGAATATAACGGCAAAATAATCGGTATTTTGCGTGCAAGCACATTTTTAAGGGATATTAATGTATTGATTAATAATGTAATGACACACATAATAAGCGTAACGGGCATAGTCCTGTTAATTTCTCTGATTATAGCCTTTTTGTTTTCAAAGAGTATGTCAGTGCCTATTGGCAGGCTTAAAGAAGCTTCACTGAAAATAGCATCTGGTAATTTTGGTGCCAAAGTTACATTAAAAAACAATGATGAATTGAATGATTTGGCTCATATTTTTAACCAAATGGCTGAAAAGCTTGGTTTTCTTTTTAATGACATTTCAAATAAAAAAGATGAGCTGAATACTATAATTAATTCTATAACAGAAGTGCTTTTTGTAATCGATTCAAATGATAAAATAGTAATATACAATGAAAGTTTTAAGAAAGTTGTACTAAATGAAGAAATAGACGGAAGGTTCTACTGGGAAATCTTTAGGGCTCAAGGTTTAAAGGAATTAATAGACAAGGCAAAAGAATATAAGAAAGCTGTTGTTGATGAAATTGAGATTTCAGGCAAGATATACGCTTCCAGTGCTGTACCCCTGTCAAATGAAAGTAACTATATTATTGTTATGCATGATATAACTCAGGTTAGAAACCTTGAAAATAAGAAGAAAGAATTTGTGGCAAATGTTTCGCATGAATTAAGGACGCCTCTTACGGCAATAAAAGGTTTTGCGGAAACACTTGAGGATGAAACAAGCCCTGAAGGCAGGCGCTATCTGGATATAATAATAAAGCATTCAGAACGTTTGCTAAGCATTGTAGAAGACCTTTTGCTCTTATCGCAAATTGAAGAAAAAGGGTTTAAGCTTGAGGTTGCTAAAACGGATATAAAAGCTATTATAGAATCTGTTATCAAAATGTTTGAGCCTAAAATAAAGGAAAAAAATATTACTATTAATCTTTCCGCCCCAGGTAATGTTCAATCCTTAACTGCGGATCAATTCAAATTGGAGCAGATGTTTGTCAATCTTATTGATAATGCCATTAAGTATACAGATAAAGGCAATGTGGATATTTCAGTAAAACAGGACAATAAACTAACTACTATTATAATTTCAGACTCCGGCATAGGAATTCCTCAAGAACATATGCCCTATATATTTGAAAGGTTTTACGTAGTTGATAAATCCCGTTCACGGAAAGCCGGCGGTACCGGCCTGGGGCTTTCAATAGTAAAACATATCGTTATGCTGCACGGTGGAGCGGTAAACTTTGAAAGCGCTTTAGGTATCGGCACAAAAATCACAATCACTCTCCCAAATCATTAAATCTTATATTCTCAAAACCTTCTAACTTTCTTCGACTACTTGTGCCATAAAACATTCCATCTTTTCTAAACAAAATCTTTACAATACCTTCATTTTTGCTTAACCCAAAATTGCTATGCTATTGGCAAATGAATAGCGAAATGTATTTTGATGATTGCATGCCTCTGGTTAAATCTATAGCCGGCAAATATTACAGGTATGGCGTTGAATTTGATGATCTCGTGCAAGAGGGGATGCTTGGGGTTCTGGAAGCCAGAAAAAACTTTAATACAGGCAAAAAAACAAAATTCAGCACCTACGCTGTATTTTGGATTAAGAAAAAAATGTTGGAATACCTTAATAAAGAAAAAAGGATATCGCTTAATGCTGCTGAAATAGATGATGCAATTGAGATAACCGGTATCAATGATCAGCCATCAATGAATCCAATTGATTTTCCTGATGATATGCCCGAGATTGAAAAACAGGTTTTAAAGTATATTTACGAAGAAAAGAAATCATTAAAAGTAATAGCTGAAATACTAGGAATAAGAAGAGAAAAAGCAAGGCAAATAAAATTTAAAGCTTTGAGAAGATTAAAATCAAAGAAAATATTCTTAACGCAGAATTAACAACCCCTTTATTTTGTCTTAACGCACAATACGTATAATAGGAACGAGAAGGATAAGGAATAAAAGCCAAGGAGGTGAATTGTATATGGTTGGTAGGATTTCACAGGCCTTATTGAAAGAAATAACGATAAGGAACCTTAAAGACAGCATTGAAGTCCTTTCGGTAGCGCTAGATCATTTCAGAAATGAAGATTTTACTAGTGAATGGAAAGACATGGACGAGATGCTGAGAAAAATCGAACGCGATGCACGCGTAACACGTTTGATTTTGCAGTAAAGACTAAAAAACAGGATATATTAATTGTCCTGTTAAATCTAAAATAACCAAACTATAATGGTTTAAAAAAGATAAGAGAGGAATAAAAAATGAAAATGAAAGCAATATTAGCAGCAATAGTAATGATGTCAACAGGTATAGCCTATGCAGGAGAGGCAGATATGCTCATTAATAAGCTCGCTGAAAAAGGCATAATATCATACGGCGAAGCCCAGCAGATTCTTACTGAGGGAAAGGAAGAGGCGAGAAAGGATTTGGCAAAAGGCAAGATAGCAACGCTTCCGGCATGGATTCAAAATTTATCTCTTAAAGGTGATTTACGTTTAAGGCATCAGCTTGACTGGGACTCAAGCAAGACATATCCAAGGATAAGGGAAAGAGCTCGTTTAAGAATGGGTTTTGAATCTAGGATGGCAGAAAACATGCAGGCAGGGTTTGGC
The Candidatus Liberimonas magnetica DNA segment above includes these coding regions:
- a CDS encoding HAMP domain-containing protein; translated protein: MRKTIFFKIFSGYLLIALGLSVLVLFFSYGAIKQNYISTFTNELTDLCKVVNPQALAYIKSNNINGLDQYIKKLEVQTHKRITIIDLEGNVLADSEADPKTMSNHKTRPEVQQVLNGNNYNIGKSLRYSSTVKEKMLYIAMPIEYNGKIIGILRASTFLRDINVLINNVMTHIISVTGIVLLISLIIAFLFSKSMSVPIGRLKEASLKIASGNFGAKVTLKNNDELNDLAHIFNQMAEKLGFLFNDISNKKDELNTIINSITEVLFVIDSNDKIVIYNESFKKVVLNEEIDGRFYWEIFRAQGLKELIDKAKEYKKAVVDEIEISGKIYASSAVPLSNESNYIIVMHDITQVRNLENKKKEFVANVSHELRTPLTAIKGFAETLEDETSPEGRRYLDIIIKHSERLLSIVEDLLLLSQIEEKGFKLEVAKTDIKAIIESVIKMFEPKIKEKNITINLSAPGNVQSLTADQFKLEQMFVNLIDNAIKYTDKGNVDISVKQDNKLTTIIISDSGIGIPQEHMPYIFERFYVVDKSRSRKAGGTGLGLSIVKHIVMLHGGAVNFESALGIGTKITITLPNH
- a CDS encoding sigma-70 family RNA polymerase sigma factor yields the protein MYFDDCMPLVKSIAGKYYRYGVEFDDLVQEGMLGVLEARKNFNTGKKTKFSTYAVFWIKKKMLEYLNKEKRISLNAAEIDDAIEITGINDQPSMNPIDFPDDMPEIEKQVLKYIYEEKKSLKVIAEILGIRREKARQIKFKALRRLKSKKIFLTQN